The following proteins are co-located in the Gigantopelta aegis isolate Gae_Host chromosome 5, Gae_host_genome, whole genome shotgun sequence genome:
- the LOC121372969 gene encoding uncharacterized protein LOC121372969, which yields MDVLLMLLVSVLCISSPVHSDNCEYDCRNFGRPSKVCGKCLCVNHTGDLCELDDPSVDIVVASTNIFLGLSFNIMCAISDAAGFGIIANKVEFFKGAEEPAYMLQDGSKCSEHNNIPGYKAKCGKGTDDVDSDDKLYTLQIALVKEDDATNWSCKIDYSDIAIPPSKRLRIPGK from the exons ATGGATGTTTTACTAATGTTACTGGTGTCAGTTCTCTGTATTTCGAGTCCTGTTCATTCAG ACAACTGTGAATATGATTGCCGGAATTTTGGTAGGCCGTCCAAGGTGTGCGGAAAATGTTTGTGCGTCAACCACACTGGAGACCTGTGTGAACTGGATG ATCCATCGGTCGACATTGTCGTGGCATCCACAAACATATTTCTGGGTCTGAGCTTTAATATAATGTGTGCGATTTCCGACGCCGCTGGTTTTGGTATTATAGCGAATAAAGTGGAGTTCTTTAAAGGCGCTGAAGAGCCCGCCTATATGCTGCAGGACGGGTCGAAATGTTCAGAACACAATAACATTCCAGGCTATAAAGCCAAATGCGGGAAGGGGACGGACGACGTCGACTCGGATGATAAGCTCTACACCTTGCAGATAGCCCTGGTAAAAGAAGATGATGCCACTAACTGGTCTTGTAAAATAGACTATTCAGATATTGCGATACCCCCCAGTAAGAGACTCAGAATACCCGGTAAGTAG